One Thalassotalea sediminis DNA segment encodes these proteins:
- a CDS encoding flavodoxin family protein: MKTMIITATSNPIGNTVKCAQALAKSLNATVLSLDNYQISFYDYQHKNKDDDFLAIAERMSQCDLIVYASPVYWYAMSAQMKVFFDRLSDLMTVRKPLGRKLKNIRNAVISTGAQACVPDCFVEPFKLTAEYFEMEFLGNFYLSMRQDTVRAEGDRLAHFIARVSTTLQQRSVVCA; encoded by the coding sequence ATGAAAACCATGATTATAACGGCAACATCTAACCCAATAGGTAATACTGTAAAGTGTGCACAGGCATTGGCAAAGTCGCTAAATGCGACAGTTTTATCGCTAGATAACTATCAGATTTCATTTTACGACTATCAACATAAAAATAAAGATGATGATTTTTTAGCGATTGCTGAACGCATGAGTCAGTGCGATTTAATTGTTTATGCGAGCCCCGTTTATTGGTATGCCATGTCTGCGCAAATGAAAGTATTTTTTGACCGACTGTCAGATCTTATGACCGTGAGAAAGCCCTTAGGTAGAAAGTTAAAAAACATACGTAATGCAGTTATCTCGACAGGGGCACAAGCGTGTGTTCCTGATTGTTTTGTCGAACCCTTTAAATTGACAGCAGAATACTTTGAAATGGAATTTTTAGGTAATTTTTATTTGTCTATGCGGCAGGATACTGTAAGAGCTGAAGGTGATCGGTTAGCACATTTTATCGCTCGCGTTAGCACGACACTACAACAAAGAAGTGTAGTTTGTGCGTAA
- a CDS encoding sodium:solute symporter family protein has protein sequence MDELRLYTWIAVGGTFGLYFLIAWWARAGSTSEFYAAGGGITPLQNGMAIGADWMSAASFISMAGLIAFLGYGGSVFLMGWTGGYVLLAMCLAPYMRKHGKFTVPEFIGDRFYSRTARIVAVVCLIIASLTYIIGQMKGVGVAFSRFLEVEYDTGLYIGMFVVFVYTTLGGMKGITYTQIAQYVVLITAYTIPAIFISLQLTGNPIPQLGLGSTLSDGSGVYLLDKLDMVVSDLGFKEYTTSSLGDVEMIAYTLSLMIGTAGLPHVIMRFFTVPSVKAARQSAGYALVFIALLYTVAPAVGAMARFNLMNTIEPAAGQNLEYAERPQWFKDWEQTGLLKFEDKNGDGKVQYTADTATNEMVKVDRDIMVLANPAIANLPNWVIALVAAGGLAAALSTAAGLLLAISSAISHDLMKGVLVPDMSEKSELLASRIVMTLSIILSGYLGLNPPGFAAGTVALAFGLAASSIFPALMMGIFSKKMNSKAAISGMCAGIGVTMLYVFQHKGIMFIPGTSFLGGMEPNWFFGISPNAFGSVGALVNFAVAFTILKATGPAPQEIQDLVTNFRTPHGGVSAAHDH, from the coding sequence ATGGATGAGTTGAGACTCTATACGTGGATCGCTGTTGGCGGTACCTTTGGTTTATATTTTTTAATTGCCTGGTGGGCCCGAGCTGGTTCTACGAGTGAATTCTACGCTGCTGGCGGTGGCATTACGCCATTACAAAATGGTATGGCAATTGGTGCAGATTGGATGAGTGCTGCATCATTCATCTCCATGGCAGGTTTAATTGCCTTTTTAGGCTACGGTGGTTCAGTTTTCCTTATGGGCTGGACAGGCGGTTACGTATTACTAGCGATGTGTTTAGCACCGTATATGCGTAAACATGGTAAGTTTACTGTTCCTGAGTTTATCGGCGATAGATTCTACTCACGTACAGCACGTATTGTGGCGGTTGTTTGTTTAATTATCGCATCTTTAACATACATCATCGGTCAAATGAAAGGTGTTGGTGTTGCATTTTCTCGCTTCTTAGAAGTTGAATATGATACAGGCTTGTATATTGGTATGTTCGTGGTATTTGTTTACACGACATTAGGTGGCATGAAAGGTATAACGTATACACAGATTGCACAATACGTGGTATTAATTACTGCTTATACAATTCCAGCTATCTTCATTTCATTGCAGTTAACAGGCAACCCAATTCCTCAACTTGGTTTAGGTTCGACACTGTCTGATGGCAGTGGGGTTTACTTGTTAGACAAACTCGATATGGTGGTGTCTGATCTCGGCTTTAAAGAATATACAACTTCATCTTTAGGTGATGTTGAAATGATCGCTTATACGTTGTCGTTAATGATCGGTACAGCAGGTTTACCACATGTAATTATGCGTTTCTTTACCGTACCATCGGTAAAAGCTGCACGTCAGTCAGCAGGTTATGCACTTGTATTTATTGCATTATTGTACACTGTAGCACCAGCAGTAGGAGCAATGGCTCGTTTCAACTTAATGAACACCATTGAACCCGCAGCGGGTCAAAACCTTGAGTACGCTGAGCGTCCACAATGGTTTAAAGACTGGGAACAAACGGGTCTATTGAAGTTTGAAGACAAAAACGGTGACGGTAAAGTTCAGTACACTGCAGATACTGCTACAAATGAAATGGTAAAAGTTGACCGTGACATTATGGTATTGGCTAATCCTGCTATCGCAAACTTACCTAACTGGGTTATTGCATTAGTTGCCGCGGGTGGTTTAGCAGCTGCGCTTTCAACGGCTGCTGGGTTACTACTGGCAATATCTTCAGCAATATCCCATGACTTAATGAAAGGGGTCTTGGTGCCTGACATGTCCGAGAAAAGTGAGCTGTTAGCAAGCCGCATTGTCATGACCTTGTCGATAATATTGTCTGGTTATCTTGGGTTGAATCCGCCTGGATTTGCCGCGGGTACGGTGGCGTTAGCCTTTGGTTTGGCTGCCTCAAGTATATTCCCAGCATTAATGATGGGGATATTCTCTAAGAAGATGAATAGCAAGGCCGCTATTTCAGGTATGTGTGCCGGTATTGGTGTAACAATGCTGTATGTGTTCCAACACAAAGGTATTATGTTTATTCCTGGTACTAGCTTCCTTGGCGGCATGGAGCCAAACTGGTTCTTCGGAATTTCACCTAATGCCTTTGGTTCTGTGGGTGCATTAGTGAACTTTGCCGTTGCATTTACCATACTGAAAGCGACAGGTCCTGCACCACAAGAAATTCAAGACTTGGTGACAAATTTCCGTACACCACACGGTGGTGTTTCGGCTGCACATGATCACTAA
- a CDS encoding DUF4212 domain-containing protein translates to MEDKNSYWAENLRLIFICLAIWFVVSFGFGLILVEPLNTIRLGGYKLGFWFAQQGSIYTFVGLIFWYGKKMNDLDKKYNVEDA, encoded by the coding sequence ATGGAAGACAAAAATTCATATTGGGCAGAAAATCTGCGCCTGATTTTTATCTGTCTTGCTATCTGGTTCGTGGTGTCATTCGGTTTCGGGTTAATATTGGTTGAACCGTTAAACACTATTCGTCTAGGTGGATACAAGCTAGGTTTCTGGTTTGCACAGCAAGGCTCAATCTATACCTTCGTTGGTCTTATTTTCTGGTACGGTAAGAAAATGAACGACCTAGATAAAAAATATAATGTGGAGGATGCGTAA
- a CDS encoding PEP-CTERM sorting domain-containing protein: MNFLKTISVSMFVTLLSVSTSAVAGLTTVSTFINEKNDCKDFFDNDSGIGINKTGGSGFSDCKIYSEDENEVQYDIAWVLSKFDVDSGDYEEGAKFNNQMAKVDWEFNGNGTNLSNSASGNWTFNNSNVDIYYWIAKTGKGYNLFWTVNDSAINNGTCSAFDGTNNSVSDSNLSLACISSAVAVNEGTYLTPNEKGLSHLTFFGKEEPAPAVVQVSEPGMLTLFGLGIAGLLLGRRKTK, encoded by the coding sequence ATGAATTTTTTAAAAACAATAAGTGTTTCGATGTTTGTAACCTTATTATCTGTCTCTACTAGTGCGGTTGCAGGACTAACAACCGTATCTACATTCATTAATGAAAAGAATGATTGTAAAGACTTTTTTGATAATGACTCTGGTATTGGTATCAATAAAACCGGTGGTAGCGGCTTTAGCGATTGTAAAATTTATTCAGAAGACGAAAATGAAGTGCAATATGATATTGCATGGGTTTTGAGCAAGTTTGATGTTGACTCAGGCGACTATGAAGAAGGCGCTAAGTTCAACAATCAAATGGCTAAGGTTGATTGGGAATTCAACGGTAATGGCACTAACTTATCAAATAGTGCCAGTGGTAACTGGACATTCAACAATAGCAACGTTGACATCTATTATTGGATTGCAAAAACTGGCAAGGGCTATAACTTGTTTTGGACTGTTAACGACAGTGCTATTAATAACGGTACTTGTAGTGCATTTGATGGAACGAATAACTCTGTTAGCGACAGCAACTTGAGCTTAGCATGTATTAGTTCAGCAGTTGCGGTTAATGAAGGTACATACCTAACACCAAATGAAAAAGGCTTATCTCACCTTACATTCTTTGGTAAAGAAGAACCAGCACCTGCTGTGGTTCAAGTATCAGAGCCTGGCATGCTAACCTTATTTGGGCTTGGTATTGCAGGTCTACTGTTAGGTCGTAGAAAAACTAAATAG
- the soxR gene encoding redox-sensitive transcriptional activator SoxR, with translation MQEAKLSVGQIAKRAGVKVSTLHFYESKGLITSWRNLGNQRRYKPEVLRRISVIKAAQKMGINLEEIRQAFATLPDSRTPTTKDWQRLASQWQQSLNQRIAYMERLRDYLSGCIGCGCLSMTSCPLYNPEDTLGDHASGPVILDKVNKP, from the coding sequence ATGCAAGAAGCAAAATTGTCCGTTGGACAGATCGCAAAACGAGCAGGCGTAAAAGTATCGACATTACATTTTTACGAGTCAAAAGGGCTAATCACCAGTTGGCGTAATCTTGGCAATCAACGTCGCTACAAACCTGAGGTACTGCGACGTATTTCGGTCATAAAGGCGGCGCAAAAAATGGGCATAAACTTAGAAGAAATAAGGCAAGCATTTGCCACGTTACCTGATAGTCGTACACCTACGACTAAAGATTGGCAACGATTAGCTAGCCAATGGCAACAATCGTTAAATCAAAGAATTGCTTATATGGAAAGGTTAAGAGATTACTTGAGTGGATGTATTGGTTGCGGGTGCTTATCGATGACAAGCTGCCCGCTATATAACCCGGAAGATACCTTAGGTGATCATGCTAGTGGTCCAGTTATTTTGGATAAAGTAAATAAGCCCTAG
- a CDS encoding VOC family protein has protein sequence MLYLEHINLVVKNIPETLAFYQAAFPHWRVRGGSKQSWHGKQRNWVHFGDDYQYLTFNDRGTGENRDLKSTTLGLAHFAFATANLDALIERLNNVGFKRASGGEILPHRKNAYFIDPNGYEVEFVQYTSDVPSLRNEYIYPQESVSAIKGV, from the coding sequence ATGTTATATCTTGAACATATAAATTTGGTTGTTAAAAATATTCCTGAGACGTTAGCTTTTTATCAAGCGGCGTTTCCACATTGGCGTGTAAGGGGTGGTTCAAAACAATCTTGGCACGGTAAACAAAGAAACTGGGTTCATTTTGGTGATGATTATCAATACTTAACATTTAATGATAGAGGAACAGGTGAAAACCGAGATCTTAAAAGTACTACTCTAGGTTTGGCTCACTTTGCGTTTGCGACGGCCAATTTAGATGCCCTTATAGAGCGTCTAAATAATGTTGGTTTTAAGCGTGCAAGTGGTGGAGAAATATTGCCTCACAGAAAAAATGCCTACTTTATTGATCCAAATGGTTATGAAGTCGAATTTGTGCAATATACCAGCGATGTACCGTCACTTCGTAATGAATACATCTATCCACAAGAAAGCGTCTCGGCAATTAAAGGAGTATAG
- a CDS encoding hybrid sensor histidine kinase/response regulator: protein MFPNWQLTLISISYIGLLFIIAYLGDKYRHRLAKKGQKYIYALSLGVYCTSWSFLGTTGQASTNFLSHIPIYLGPIIIFLFFWPFIQRIIRISLKLNLTSIADLLASRFGKSHNLAIIVTLVALIGTMPYIALQLKAIVYSFQQLQATNVVSTWGFGLIVSLVLAGFTVMFGIRNIDVTERHPGVVLAIAFESLVKLVAFLAVGLFVSFVLFDSPGEIWRQSGANVQLYQNFNTPNLLSMSAMLIIVMAAFLSLPRQFQVMVVELKDEKDTWLSRRVFPIYLLVFALFAAPLGLAGDLLLGDSVPADTYVLFLPWIEKQTWLTLVAFLGAISAASSMVIISSIALSTMLSNEIVFPMLFKSSKTRHTDYDNFRHRLLKIRKVLVLMVIMLGYGVFLLASPDTLSSLGEIAFGAFAQLTPALIAAFYWRRASLTGVYGGILVGFLLWLLLNFLPQFGFYQQPFSDGWLPPASTANLLSLGVNVFVMWALSKISRQSVQERVQASVFLEWQSPGTQATARKSRKIDSHELELLVSRFVGIQKAVDSFAQFHQQYDKRSLGLASYNQLLLQHTESTLASVMGSSSAQLVISSALDGRDIALDELAVLVEDASNQKQQQIQNLLQSAIENASEGISIVDSKLKLVAWNKKYLDIFKYPKDLIYAGVKIEKLIRYNIARGLIGAGDVEEQVRKRIEYLRSGSPHSSEREHDNGQVIRIEGNPLPDGGFVMMFSDITAYRHAEQMLKAENFDLEEIVQERTQKLEQANEALEAAREKAEQAHIKKSLYLKACSHDLMQPLEAARLFTSALASQDNLNDIQRRQVTNIDHSLKVANDLLSDLSEIARIESGNIKAHIEAFPLQTLFSDLSQEFSASAQDLSVQFKVSSTSLWVKSDKHMLRRILQNLVGNAFRYASPGKVLLGARCRDDQVVIQVVDNGPGIPEDKQHLVFEQFTQLNTPQASGSRGLGLGLNITQSLANILGHQLGLTSKLSEGCSFSVALEKADKNFQPVIEKPQMSVGFSDITVMCIDNDPDVLSGMVELLTAWQCNVLAAETFEQAKALFSEHCNEVEILLVDYQLDNDQNGLELIHVMREQSTHYIPAILITATTDEDIEEKTQAADVGYMRKLVKPAALRAMMSAMLSKRLQDKYLT from the coding sequence ATGTTTCCAAATTGGCAGTTAACCCTGATCAGTATTAGTTATATCGGGTTGTTGTTTATTATTGCCTATTTAGGTGATAAATATCGTCACCGTCTTGCAAAAAAAGGTCAAAAGTATATTTATGCCTTGTCACTGGGCGTTTATTGTACCTCTTGGAGCTTTTTAGGCACCACTGGCCAAGCATCTACTAATTTTCTCTCACATATTCCCATTTATCTCGGGCCTATCATTATCTTTCTATTCTTTTGGCCATTTATTCAACGTATTATTCGAATCAGCTTAAAATTAAATTTAACGTCAATAGCTGATTTACTAGCATCGAGGTTTGGCAAATCTCACAACTTAGCCATTATTGTTACGTTAGTCGCTTTAATAGGCACAATGCCTTATATCGCATTACAATTAAAAGCGATTGTTTATTCTTTTCAACAGTTACAAGCAACCAATGTGGTAAGTACGTGGGGGTTTGGCTTAATCGTAAGCCTTGTTCTGGCTGGTTTTACCGTTATGTTTGGCATACGCAATATTGATGTTACAGAGCGTCATCCCGGCGTGGTCCTCGCTATTGCTTTCGAAAGCTTAGTGAAATTGGTTGCCTTTTTAGCCGTGGGTCTATTTGTTAGCTTTGTTTTATTTGATTCTCCGGGAGAAATTTGGCGACAATCAGGCGCTAATGTACAGTTATATCAAAACTTTAATACACCTAACCTTCTGTCTATGTCAGCAATGCTGATTATTGTGATGGCGGCGTTTTTGTCTTTACCACGACAATTTCAAGTCATGGTTGTTGAGCTAAAAGATGAAAAAGACACGTGGCTTAGCCGTCGAGTCTTCCCTATCTATTTATTAGTATTTGCGCTTTTTGCAGCGCCTTTAGGTTTAGCGGGTGATTTACTTTTAGGTGACTCTGTACCCGCAGATACCTATGTGCTTTTCTTACCCTGGATTGAGAAACAAACTTGGCTAACGTTAGTGGCATTTTTAGGTGCGATTTCAGCGGCGAGTTCCATGGTAATTATTTCTTCTATTGCACTCAGTACTATGCTTAGTAATGAAATTGTCTTTCCGATGCTCTTTAAATCAAGTAAAACAAGACATACCGATTACGATAATTTTCGCCACCGTTTATTGAAAATACGCAAAGTGTTGGTACTCATGGTGATAATGCTCGGCTATGGCGTATTCTTGCTAGCATCACCTGATACCCTTAGCTCGCTAGGTGAAATTGCTTTTGGTGCTTTTGCGCAATTAACACCAGCGTTAATTGCCGCATTTTATTGGCGACGAGCAAGTTTAACAGGGGTTTATGGTGGCATTTTAGTCGGTTTCTTACTTTGGTTATTGTTAAACTTTTTACCGCAATTTGGTTTTTATCAACAACCGTTTAGCGATGGTTGGTTACCGCCTGCTAGTACTGCCAACTTACTCAGCTTAGGTGTTAACGTATTTGTGATGTGGGCGTTATCCAAAATTAGCAGACAAAGCGTTCAGGAACGAGTACAAGCCTCGGTATTTCTTGAGTGGCAGTCACCGGGCACACAAGCAACGGCACGTAAAAGCCGTAAAATTGATAGCCATGAACTAGAGTTATTAGTTTCTCGTTTTGTTGGCATACAAAAAGCGGTTGATAGTTTTGCCCAGTTTCATCAACAGTACGATAAGCGTTCATTAGGTCTTGCAAGCTACAATCAATTGTTGTTGCAACATACTGAAAGTACGCTTGCGAGTGTCATGGGGTCGTCATCGGCACAACTCGTTATATCTTCAGCCTTAGATGGGCGAGATATCGCTTTAGATGAACTGGCGGTGTTAGTTGAGGACGCTTCAAATCAAAAGCAACAGCAAATCCAAAATTTGCTCCAAAGTGCTATTGAAAATGCCAGTGAAGGTATTTCTATTGTTGACAGTAAACTGAAACTCGTTGCATGGAATAAAAAATATCTTGATATTTTTAAGTATCCCAAGGATCTGATTTATGCTGGGGTAAAAATAGAAAAGCTGATTCGATACAACATTGCTCGCGGCTTAATTGGCGCAGGAGATGTTGAAGAACAAGTGCGTAAGCGTATTGAATATTTGCGTTCAGGTAGCCCGCATAGTTCAGAACGAGAGCATGACAACGGACAAGTTATTAGAATCGAAGGAAACCCTTTGCCTGATGGTGGTTTTGTTATGATGTTTTCTGACATCACCGCGTATCGGCATGCCGAGCAAATGTTAAAAGCGGAAAATTTTGATTTAGAGGAAATTGTACAAGAGAGAACACAAAAACTTGAACAAGCGAATGAAGCTTTAGAGGCAGCACGTGAAAAAGCGGAACAGGCACATATTAAAAAAAGTCTTTATTTAAAGGCGTGTAGCCACGACTTAATGCAACCGCTAGAAGCGGCACGGTTGTTTACATCGGCGTTGGCAAGTCAGGATAATTTAAATGACATACAGCGAAGACAAGTTACAAATATCGATCACTCTCTGAAAGTAGCTAACGATTTACTGTCTGACTTGAGTGAAATTGCACGTATTGAAAGTGGAAACATTAAAGCGCACATTGAAGCGTTTCCGCTGCAAACGCTATTTAGTGATTTGAGCCAAGAATTTTCCGCGTCAGCACAAGATTTATCTGTGCAATTTAAGGTTTCTTCGACGTCACTATGGGTAAAGTCGGATAAGCATATGTTACGACGTATTCTTCAAAATTTAGTTGGTAATGCTTTTCGGTATGCAAGTCCTGGTAAAGTGTTACTAGGAGCAAGATGTCGAGACGATCAAGTTGTTATTCAAGTGGTTGATAATGGCCCAGGGATACCAGAAGATAAACAACACTTGGTTTTTGAACAGTTTACTCAGTTAAATACGCCCCAGGCGTCTGGCAGCAGAGGATTGGGTTTAGGGCTAAACATTACACAAAGTTTGGCCAATATTTTAGGACACCAGCTTGGGTTAACATCCAAATTATCTGAAGGTTGTAGCTTTTCAGTGGCGTTAGAGAAAGCAGATAAGAACTTTCAGCCCGTGATTGAAAAACCGCAAATGAGTGTTGGCTTTAGTGATATTACCGTTATGTGCATTGATAATGATCCTGATGTGTTAAGTGGTATGGTGGAGTTATTAACAGCATGGCAATGTAACGTTCTTGCGGCTGAAACATTTGAACAGGCGAAAGCATTATTTTCAGAACATTGTAATGAAGTAGAAATACTTTTGGTGGATTACCAATTAGACAACGATCAAAATGGTCTTGAGTTAATTCATGTTATGCGAGAGCAATCAACGCATTATATACCCGCGATATTGATTACGGCCACTACAGACGAAGACATCGAAGAAAAAACGCAAGCGGCTGATGTAGGGTATATGCGAAAACTTGTTAAACCCGCGGCATTAAGAGCAATGATGAGTGCGATGTTATCGAAACGATTACAGGACAAATATCTCACTTAA
- the prsT gene encoding XrtA/PEP-CTERM system TPR-repeat protein PrsT — protein MRSRYLGFVSVILMCLCSTGFANSLENYEAAERAFQAHEYGKAETYLKNLLSQNNKNTTAQLLLIKVYLAQGKGHLAESELQNAGNIGIDTAESKLLYAQAYTQQGLYNKSLDALKIAENNPAIIDQVYVARGLAQIGLGHFNVAKRTFEQALRVNSGNLNAKLGLAQVHIIDKKEALAHQILDEVLDSYLPPLKALSMKANLLYQQAELIPALALVNQVLSESNNDFSSLLLRASIYIEQQRFSLADEDLEIVLNQLPNEPRATFLKAVVASSQNRDEVSERVVNNVFEIIGNIAPEVIERYPSYLYLASYAAFMQGELEHAKTYLNRYLAIDATSYRALRLSASIDYALGNYMIALATLKKANLAYPNDAAINSLLGTIYLALDNDDKALFYFEHAKSLASDFILFDLQLAQALIANDKANQAAELLVNIAKKNRDEPKNLQLIEPLLFKAYVMQRKFEQAFDVSKRIVAHDPTVENLYQQGLILLELGKIDAAIENIDNALSVDPRFIPAVIAKANILAQQHDVEQAIRYTEAVYKDKNDAQLAFSIAQFYQQNDQLPKSAEKLAQAYELAPENFEITKAYITLLYRTERQKKALDIAEGYLKKYADNLPMYYLLADLYLAQNSIDKAHQVLKDAFRLNLKDIEKSALYRKVAAIYGKTLNAQGALDALQKALAWHPASPSLLALAKYYQEVGRIDESIKVIENYQDSIVSDEITLLYAQNLLAVGKYKAAAKHFRDIDDIYPAAQVGLVQTMVATEKSDQAIKYLTERIEQHPKHPLLMLTKAELLANANDWQAAFDIYQTILSFYKDATVYNNAAYSALQLGNLAEAKQLAEKSLTLQPKQPNTLDTLGLILSQMQRYQDALPYYRQALVVNKNRPDIKFHLAKTLEALDRDREAMSLLADIVNSNVYFAEKEAAKGLLDKLIVEQN, from the coding sequence ATGCGCTCTCGTTATCTTGGTTTTGTGTCAGTTATCTTAATGTGTTTATGTAGCACAGGCTTTGCTAATTCGTTGGAAAACTATGAAGCAGCAGAACGTGCGTTTCAAGCTCATGAATATGGTAAAGCAGAGACGTATCTAAAAAATTTACTCAGTCAAAATAATAAAAACACGACGGCACAGTTATTATTGATAAAAGTATATTTAGCTCAGGGAAAAGGTCATTTAGCTGAATCTGAGTTACAGAACGCCGGCAATATAGGTATAGATACTGCTGAGTCAAAATTGCTATACGCACAAGCCTACACACAGCAGGGTTTGTATAACAAAAGTCTTGATGCCTTAAAAATCGCTGAAAACAATCCTGCTATTATCGACCAAGTATATGTAGCAAGAGGTTTGGCGCAAATTGGCCTAGGACATTTTAATGTCGCCAAGCGTACCTTTGAGCAAGCATTGCGTGTTAACAGCGGTAATTTGAACGCTAAGCTTGGTTTAGCGCAAGTGCATATTATTGATAAAAAGGAAGCATTAGCTCATCAAATCTTAGATGAAGTATTAGATAGCTATCTGCCACCATTGAAAGCGCTTTCAATGAAGGCGAACTTGTTATATCAGCAAGCTGAGCTAATACCTGCACTTGCTTTAGTGAATCAAGTACTGAGTGAGTCCAACAATGATTTTAGTAGTCTATTGTTAAGAGCGAGTATCTATATAGAACAGCAGCGGTTTTCTTTAGCTGATGAAGATTTAGAAATTGTCTTGAATCAACTGCCGAATGAGCCCCGTGCAACTTTTCTTAAGGCCGTTGTTGCCTCTTCACAAAACCGTGATGAGGTTTCTGAGCGTGTCGTTAATAACGTTTTTGAAATTATTGGTAACATAGCGCCAGAAGTGATTGAGCGTTACCCCAGTTATCTCTATTTAGCAAGCTATGCAGCCTTTATGCAAGGTGAACTAGAACATGCAAAAACTTACTTAAATCGCTATTTAGCAATTGATGCCACTAGTTATCGTGCGTTGAGGCTGTCTGCTTCAATTGATTATGCATTAGGCAATTATATGATTGCTCTTGCTACCTTAAAAAAGGCTAACTTGGCTTATCCGAATGATGCGGCAATTAATTCGCTATTAGGTACCATCTACCTTGCATTGGATAATGATGACAAAGCGTTATTCTATTTTGAACATGCTAAATCATTAGCCAGCGATTTTATATTGTTTGATTTGCAGTTAGCACAGGCACTTATTGCAAATGATAAAGCAAATCAAGCGGCGGAGTTACTTGTTAATATTGCTAAAAAAAATCGGGACGAACCAAAAAATTTACAACTTATAGAACCGCTGTTGTTTAAAGCCTATGTTATGCAAAGAAAGTTCGAGCAAGCATTTGATGTGTCAAAGCGAATCGTTGCTCATGATCCTACGGTGGAAAACTTATACCAACAAGGGTTGATTTTATTAGAGCTAGGTAAAATTGATGCGGCTATTGAAAATATTGACAACGCGCTATCCGTCGATCCGAGGTTTATTCCCGCTGTCATTGCCAAAGCAAATATACTGGCTCAACAGCATGATGTCGAGCAAGCTATTCGTTATACTGAAGCCGTTTACAAAGACAAAAATGATGCGCAACTGGCATTTTCAATTGCGCAGTTTTACCAACAAAATGATCAATTGCCAAAGAGCGCTGAAAAGCTTGCGCAGGCGTATGAATTGGCGCCTGAAAATTTTGAGATCACAAAAGCTTATATAACGCTTTTATATCGAACAGAACGTCAAAAAAAGGCGTTAGATATTGCAGAAGGCTATCTTAAAAAGTATGCCGATAACTTGCCTATGTATTATTTATTAGCAGATCTATATTTGGCGCAGAATAGTATAGATAAGGCGCATCAAGTACTTAAAGATGCTTTTCGTTTAAACCTTAAAGATATTGAAAAGTCAGCACTTTATCGTAAAGTAGCAGCAATTTATGGTAAAACCCTTAATGCACAAGGGGCACTTGACGCGTTACAAAAAGCTTTAGCTTGGCATCCGGCGTCACCATCATTGCTTGCGCTCGCAAAATATTACCAAGAAGTGGGTCGTATTGATGAATCGATAAAAGTAATTGAAAATTACCAAGACTCAATAGTGAGTGATGAAATAACATTGCTGTACGCGCAGAATTTATTGGCTGTTGGCAAATATAAAGCGGCAGCTAAGCATTTTCGTGACATTGATGATATATACCCAGCAGCTCAAGTCGGCTTGGTGCAGACAATGGTTGCCACAGAAAAAAGCGACCAAGCAATTAAATACTTAACAGAGCGTATCGAGCAGCACCCTAAACACCCCTTATTAATGTTAACAAAAGCTGAATTACTCGCTAATGCTAACGATTGGCAAGCAGCATTTGATATTTATCAGACGATTCTCTCGTTTTATAAAGATGCAACTGTATATAACAATGCCGCGTATTCGGCACTTCAATTGGGTAATTTAGCCGAGGCGAAACAGTTGGCGGAAAAGTCGTTAACGTTACAACCAAAGCAGCCAAATACATTAGATACATTAGGATTGATTTTATCTCAGATGCAACGTTATCAAGATGCATTGCCTTATTATCGACAAGCACTCGTTGTGAATAAGAATCGTCCGGATATCAAGTTTCATTTAGCAAAAACCTTGGAAGCACTTGATAGGGATCGTGAAGCGATGTCTTTATTAGCTGATATTGTTAACAGTAACGTTTATTTTGCCGAGAAAGAGGCAGCAAAGGGGTTACTTGATAAACTAATCGTTGAGCAGAACTAG